The Aeromicrobium phoceense genome includes the window GATCGCCGCCGACGGGGTCGACGTCTCCGATCCGATCCGCGGCGACGCCGTCACCGCCGCGGTCAGCCCGGTCGCCACGGTCCCGGAGGTGCGGAGCCAGCTCGTCGCGCTGCAGCGCGCCGCCATCGCGCAGTCCACGGGCGGCATCGTGGTCGAGGGCCGCGACATCGGCACGGTCGTCGCGCCCGACGCCTCGCTGAAGATCTACCTCGTCGCCGACCCCGTGGCGCGCGCCCGCCGCCGCGCCCTGGAGCTGGGCGTGGAGGACGCCGAGGCGATGCGCGAGGCCCTCGCCCGGCGCGACGCGATCGACTCCAACCGCGCCGCCTCGCCACTGGCCCAGGCCGACGACGCCGTGGTCGTCGACGGCACCGACCTGAGCCTCGACGAGGTCATCGAGCGCATCGTGGCGCTCGCCCGCCCCTGAGGTTCGTCCCGGGACGCGAGGCGGATTGGAACGCGGCTGCCGGTTCTGGCAGAATGGGCGCTTGCGTCCGGAATCGGTGCGGCCCTCTCTCCCGCCGAGCCCGGCCCCTCGACCAAGACCGGGCATGCCCCACACGCCGGGTCCGCGTCACCACAGTTCGACACCTCAAGGAGACACCACACTCGTGGCAGTCAAGATTCGCCTCAAGCGGATGGGCAAGATCCGCACGCCGTTCTACCGCATCGTCGTTGCCGACAGCCGCACCAAGCGTGACGGCCGCGTCATCGAGGAGATCGGCACGTACAACCCCAAGACCGATCCGTCGACCATCAACGTCGACTCCGATCGCGCCCAGTACTGGCTCGGCGTCGGCGCGCAGCCGACCGAGGCCGTCGCGGCGATCCTCAAGCTCACCGGTGACATCGGTGGCGAGTCGACCCTCAAGCAGCCCGAGCCCAAGGCCGACAAGGCCGAGCTCTTCAACGCCGCGCTGAAGGACCTGCACGCCGAGCCCAAGAAGTCGGCCACCACCAAGGCCAAGAAGTCCGAGGAGCCCAAGGCCGAGGAGACCCCGGCCGAGGAGCCCAAGGCTGAGGAGCCCAAGGCCGAGGAGTCCCCGGCCGAGGACACGAAGGCCGAC containing:
- the rpsP gene encoding 30S ribosomal protein S16, producing the protein MAVKIRLKRMGKIRTPFYRIVVADSRTKRDGRVIEEIGTYNPKTDPSTINVDSDRAQYWLGVGAQPTEAVAAILKLTGDIGGESTLKQPEPKADKAELFNAALKDLHAEPKKSATTKAKKSEEPKAEETPAEEPKAEEPKAEESPAEDTKADEA
- the cmk gene encoding (d)CMP kinase, giving the protein MTDVIAIDGPSGSGKSSTSRGVASRLGYAYLDTGAMYRAMTWALLQRGVDVHDSAAVAAASSEVVLTSGTDPEKPTIAADGVDVSDPIRGDAVTAAVSPVATVPEVRSQLVALQRAAIAQSTGGIVVEGRDIGTVVAPDASLKIYLVADPVARARRRALELGVEDAEAMREALARRDAIDSNRAASPLAQADDAVVVDGTDLSLDEVIERIVALARP